Proteins encoded in a region of the Verrucomicrobiota bacterium genome:
- the ptsP gene encoding phosphoenolpyruvate--protein phosphotransferase codes for MAPSEREGERILRGIPVSAGVCRGKILVLGKTSDSVPTHHITDEEVPRDLDRLEDGLVQTRQQVIDIQHKVEQAMGSKDAAIFDAHLLVLEDQTLIDEVSRLIQEQKLNVERAFHQVSEKYAAALAAMDDEYLRERAADMRDVTARVLNNLLQRPHETDLRSLPEPCIIISYDLAPSTTALLDRKMVLGFGTDIGSQTSHTAIMARSMHIPALVGLRNASRQLETGQYALLDGFNGYLILNPTDQTLFEYGQLARRQINLEERLRDVQDQPSVTLDGSRVVLSANVEQAADADSVKACGAEGVGLFRTEYLFINRETLPSEEEQYQAYRSVAAALKPQPVLIRTLDLGGDKFLPHLQVPREINPFLGWRAIRFCLQEREIFRAQLRAILRASVEGNVKLMYPMISGLDELNQANALVEDCKAELRAENIAFNDSVEIGAMIEIPSAVMIADSLAKRVKFFSLGTNDLIQYSLAVDRLNEKIAHLYEPTHPAILSLIKMTVEAGHRNGIWVGVCGEMAGDPTMVPLLLGLGVDELSATPSVVPQLKFLIRRLKLSEAKEISRWALQQESAAEILARAKALVHQVAPGLFDEGVTTN; via the coding sequence ATGGCACCGTCCGAGCGAGAGGGCGAGAGGATTTTGAGAGGCATCCCGGTCTCGGCTGGCGTGTGCCGCGGTAAAATCCTCGTGCTGGGCAAAACCAGCGACTCCGTTCCCACGCACCACATTACGGACGAAGAAGTTCCTCGTGATCTGGATCGGTTGGAGGATGGGCTGGTCCAGACACGCCAGCAGGTCATCGACATTCAACACAAGGTCGAGCAAGCCATGGGGTCGAAGGATGCCGCCATCTTCGACGCGCATTTGCTGGTGCTGGAGGACCAAACGCTCATCGATGAAGTCAGCCGCCTGATCCAGGAACAGAAACTGAACGTCGAGCGCGCGTTTCACCAGGTGTCGGAGAAATATGCAGCCGCCCTGGCCGCGATGGATGACGAATACCTCCGCGAACGCGCGGCCGACATGCGGGACGTGACGGCGCGGGTGCTGAACAATTTGTTGCAGCGTCCGCACGAAACGGATCTGCGGAGTCTGCCGGAGCCTTGCATCATCATCAGCTACGACCTCGCGCCCTCCACGACGGCGTTGTTGGACCGCAAGATGGTTTTGGGATTTGGCACGGACATCGGCAGCCAGACGTCGCACACGGCGATTATGGCGCGTTCCATGCACATCCCGGCCTTGGTGGGGCTTCGTAACGCGAGCCGCCAGCTCGAAACCGGCCAATATGCGCTGCTGGACGGGTTCAACGGATACCTCATTCTCAATCCGACCGACCAGACTCTGTTCGAGTACGGCCAGCTTGCCCGGCGCCAGATCAACCTCGAAGAGCGGCTCCGGGACGTTCAGGACCAGCCGTCCGTCACGCTGGACGGCTCCCGCGTCGTCCTCTCGGCCAATGTAGAGCAGGCCGCCGATGCGGATTCGGTCAAAGCCTGCGGCGCGGAAGGCGTCGGTTTGTTTCGCACGGAATATCTTTTTATCAATCGCGAAACCTTGCCGTCTGAGGAAGAGCAGTATCAGGCCTATCGCAGCGTCGCGGCGGCGCTGAAGCCGCAACCGGTGCTGATCCGGACCCTGGATCTGGGCGGCGACAAATTCCTGCCGCACCTGCAGGTCCCGCGCGAGATCAACCCCTTTCTGGGCTGGCGGGCGATTCGCTTTTGTTTGCAGGAGCGCGAGATTTTCCGCGCCCAACTCCGCGCCATTCTGCGCGCCAGCGTCGAAGGCAACGTCAAGCTCATGTATCCGATGATTTCCGGCCTGGATGAATTGAACCAGGCCAACGCCCTTGTGGAGGACTGCAAGGCGGAATTGCGCGCGGAGAACATCGCCTTCAACGACAGCGTGGAAATCGGCGCCATGATAGAAATCCCTTCGGCGGTCATGATCGCGGACAGTCTCGCCAAGCGGGTCAAGTTCTTCAGTCTGGGCACGAACGATTTGATCCAGTATTCGCTCGCGGTCGATCGCCTCAACGAAAAGATCGCACACCTTTACGAACCGACGCATCCCGCCATCCTGAGCCTGATCAAAATGACCGTCGAAGCCGGGCATCGCAATGGCATCTGGGTGGGCGTGTGCGGCGAAATGGCCGGCGATCCGACGATGGTGCCGCTTTTGTTGGGCCTGGGTGTCGATGAACTCAGCGCTACGCCGTCCGTCGTTCCGCAGCTTAAGTTCCTGATCCGCCGCCTCAAGCTCTCCGAAGCGAAGGAAATCTCCCGGTGGGCGCTCCAGCAAGAATCCGCCGCGGAAATCCTGGCTCGCGCCAAGGCCCTCGTGCATCAGGTAGCGCCGGGCCTGTTCGATGAAGGCGTGACCACGAACTAA